One Oryza brachyantha chromosome 3, ObraRS2, whole genome shotgun sequence DNA segment encodes these proteins:
- the LOC102719752 gene encoding uncharacterized protein LOC102719752 codes for MAGGSSSWGPSPAVVTALVALLGLGLAAYIVGPQLYWHASEALGRSPGACPACDCDCDARPLLALPEDCSKQFKEVKSRASGEETEKSFTELLIEELKQREEEATQAQQQADVKLLEAKKLASQYQKEADKCSSGMDTCEEAREKSAEALIEQRKLTALWEERARELGWKPGNTKPHLM; via the exons atggcgggcGGCTCGTCGTCGTGGGGCCCGAGCCCGGCCGTGGTGACCGCGCTGGTGGCGCtgctcggcctcggcctcgccgcctaCATCGTCGGCCCGCAGCTCTACTGGCACGCCAGCGAGGCGCTCGGCCGCTCGCCGGGGGCCTGCCCCGCCTGCGACTGCGACTGCGACGCGCGCCCGCTCCTCGCCCTCCCCGAAG ACTGTTCCAAACAATTCAAGGAGGTTAAGAGCCGTGCCTCTGGTGAAGAAACAGAGAAGAGCTTCACAGAGCTACTCATAGAAGAACTTAagcagagagaggaggaggcaacACAGGCCCAGCAACAAGCAGATGTGAAATTGCTTGAGGCTAAAAAACTAGCCTCACAGTACCAAAAGGAGGCGGACAAATGCAGTTCAGGTATGGATACATGTGAAGAAGCCAGGGAAAAATCAGCAGAGGCATTGATTGAACAAAGGAAATTAACTGCTTTATGGGAGGAAAGAGCTCGTGAACTAGGATGGAAACCTGGGAATACCAAACCACATCTGATGTAG
- the LOC102708513 gene encoding uncharacterized protein LOC102708513, with product MDPSPGLQRRPAAAAAAARDERAEPPRGGQRVLHGDVDPPPRARPGMQKLAIAAIVVLGCLQFLPATHFRDPADPQRTWIPFDRSRYPVDLPEEVGGVNVFSWISCLDLRALAVLTNSTLSSSSDPHNISFNFLIPERGTDKSPYYKLKAVLPDSNVTVASQKKIEDKLNVATPEGNLFWSFPNELSPIIIGTTQFSQKRYVYISSDSIVKGKIEDLGRIDLGTYAIGAVEDCTKRVGDYVSTDVLNAVQKTAPKNLVYTEPYDKDACLLDFDVLVVEPRRLRKDLIDSIMVWFRAFSLSNSRDQIRLATTLAFYENYLKLPSSWKRADANSDILNYDGPKIVCSEGGRQLQEQGYGENWQQFLDQKSLPVLS from the exons ATGGACCCATCCCCCGGCCTCCAGCGCcgccccgcggcggccgcggccgcggcgagggaCGAACGCGCGGAGCCTCCCCGTGGCGGGCAGCGCGTCCTCCACGGCGACGTcgacccgccgccgcgggcgcggcCCGGGATGCAGAAGCTGGCCATCGCCGCCATCGTGGTGCTCGGGTGCCTCCAGTTCCTGCCGGCCACCCACTTCCGCGACCCCGCCGATCCCCAGCGGACCTGGATCCCCTTCGACCGCTCGCGCTACCCGGTG GATTTGCCCGAGGAGGTTGGAGGTGTTAATGTCTTTTCTTGGATAAGCTGTCTGGATCTTCGTGCTCTTGCTGTGTTGACAAACTCCACTCTATCCAGCTCAAG TGATCCGCATAACATATCCTTCAATTTCTTAATACCTGAAAGAGGCACAGATAAATCGCCCTACTACAAGCTAAAAGCAGTACTGCCTGATTCGAATGTTACTGTTGCTAG CCAAAAGAAAATCGAGGACAAGCTAAACGTTGCCACTCCAGAAGGAAACCTTTTTTGGTCATTCCCCAATGAATTGTCACCCATCATTATTGGAACAACTCAATTCTCACAAAAGAGATATGTCTATATTTCATCAGACTCAATTGTGAAG GGCAAAATTGAAGATCTTGGTCGCATCGATTTGGGTACTTACGCCATCGGTGCCGTTGAAGATTGTACCAAGCGCGTTGGTGATTATGTTAGTACGGATGTTCTGAATGCTGTTCAGAAAACAGCTCCGAAAAATTTGGTGTATACTGAACCTTATGACAAGGATGCATGCTTGCTTGATTTTGATGTGCTTGTTGTGGAGCCACGCAGACTACGGAAGGACCTGATTGACTCTATCATGGTCTGGTTCAGGGCTTTCAGCCTATCCAATTCAAG AGACCAAATTAGGTTGGCAACAACATTGGCCTTCTATGAGAATTATCTGAAGCTCCCTTCCAGTTGGAAGCGGGCAGATGCTAACTCAGACATCCTGAACTACGATGGACCAAAGATTGTCTGCTCTGAAGGTGGACGTCAGCTTCAAGAACAAGGCTATGGCGAAAACTGGCAACAGTTCCTTGATCAGAAGTCCCTTCCCGTGCTTAGCTAG
- the LOC102708790 gene encoding protein FAR1-RELATED SEQUENCE 5-like — translation MADQPAAAGPPEPDEVVGGDSLLRQAGAADGGEEGEEEEEEAASAAAAAAAADERCRAMMEVVKKDAVGGKWRVSKLVVEHNHELEVAPGEVAAAVPVLGMEFDSVHAAKGFYYGYGDRLGFKARTGSNRRSVGNGVMIMQRFLCSRGNYANRRNKANGLDELKEEEVQECAAGKRKRGANNKKKDCKPVKNGSEVIEVGSSVEKGVGIAGSKNGQEMRKTRGSTRGRSKKDVIQKDGGSVVQLEAEREDMAMAQDGDDDEEQEQKWEEEMEEEVQVEVKGKRGRGRPRKADTDGNALQARVLRELGLRASQYTNEERKKIVNKYLSKRQSRPVSGRPAKIASRQALAERRKRGDGGRFLASEGLAPPEQPSERRSKRLEKQNLKKEDKDESKEDEIIEVEPDPETEVVAGPGGEPKVGMVFLNEDKAYDCYVTYAGTVGFSVRKGWLEKTATNITRSRAYVCSKEGFRSKSVTTDPKKPRSETRTGCQAHMTIKITVSSKYVVTEYAADHNHDLEAPLVDIQVLRSQKLLAKLQQPLDPPRVVFIPHDYKNYARTRQSKDMQLGDAQVICEYLQRKKGEHPSFFYAIQVDEDDQLTNIFWADVKSILDYNYFGDVVCVDTRYSTGNHVRPLLLFIGVNHHKQPIIFGAALVYYESVESFKWLLETFKSAMSGKQPKTVMIDQSTAISEAVGSVWPGTTQRFSLIHLYENATKILNNTFQASETFAEDFSRWLYCYEEEEDFMSSWEILSEKYNLKDNEWLGKLYADRERWALPYGRDTFCADIAATLRSDNNTDTMLADILKKEMDFPSFFNNYDKLLEEKRLAEQQADYLGVQMTQRIAPLRMLWQAANAYTPALFEMFRLEFELTLTCMVYSCGEIAPISEYEVTVKNRPRGHFVRFDSSECMVACSCKKFEFTGIPCCHVLKVLEVRNIKELPPHYILKRWRKDAQSESPKENYGFEAADGDPKFSLSKRYNMLYRMLCKIAAKAAENIEAYTYMESQYDQFLEQVELLLQAKLHDRSSLSTIMKVQQQNLLPEASNSEPRRVSSKKNKNVEMRRQQQSPIQSNKKKKGRQGLLEPEEAEVPLRVDPATISNDIPNHLRTPTSQFLAPSHIIQAPYVAQQFGLGSLQGFPGISPFGQETAPAPLQQPHLQQPPFHSGPQIPQAPPPDIQSLQFLSSNPQLGHQTTDQSQYTIPVWDFL, via the exons atGGCTGaccagcccgccgccgcgggcccTCCGGAGCCGGACGAGGTGGTGGGCGGCGATTCGTTGCTCCGTCAGGCCGGCGCCGCTGATggtggggaggagggggaggaggaggaggaggaggctgcttcggcggctgcggcggcggcggcggcggatgagAGGTGCAGGGCGATGATGGAGGTGGTGAAGAAGGACGCGGTCGGGGGGAAGTGGAGGGTTTCGAAGCTGGTGGTGGAGCACAACCACGAGCTGGAGGTGGCGCCCGGGGAggtggccgccgcggtgcCGGTGCTGGGGATGGAGTTCGACTCCGTGCACGCCGCCAAGGGGTTCTACTACGGGTACGGCGATAGGTTGGGGTTTAAGGCGCGGACGGGCTCCAATCGCCGATCGGTTGGTAATGGCGTCATGATCATGCAGAGGTTCCTCTGCTCCAGGGGAAACTACGCGAATCGGAGGAATAAGGCAAATGGATTGGATGAGTTgaaagaggaggaggtgcaGGAGTGTGCTGCTGGTAAGAGGAAGAGGGGTGCCAATAATAAGAAGAAAGATTGCAAGCCTGTGAAAAATGGCTCAGAGGTGATCGAAGTGGGGAGTTCTGTGGAGAAGGGTGTTGGGATAGCAGGCTCAAAGAATGGTCAGGAGATGCGCAAGACGAGGGGTTCGACAAGGGGTAGGAGTAAAAAGGATGTTATACAGAAGGATGGGGGATCTGTTGTCCAATTGGAGGCTGAGAGGGAGGATATGGCAATGGCACaagatggtgatgatgatgaagagcAGGAGCAGAAATGGGAGGAGGAAATGGAAGAGGAGGTACAGGTTGAAGTGAagggaaagagagggaggggaaggCCGAGAAAAGCTGATACTGATGGCAATGCCCTGCAGGCACGCGTGTTAAGGGAACTTGGTCTGAGGGCGTCACAGTATACTAAtgaggaaagaaagaagataGTTAATAAGTACCTCTCAAAGCGACAGAGCAGACCTGTATCGGGAAGGCCTGCCAAG ATTGCCTCACGCCAAGCTTTGGCTGAAAGACGAAAACGTGGTGATGGAGGTAGATTTCTGGCAAGCGAAGGACTGGCG CCACCGGAGCAACCTTCGGAAAGGCGTTCTAAACGTCTTGAAAAgcaaaatctcaaaaaagaaGATAAG GATGAGAGTAAAGAAGATGAAATAATTGAAGTAGAACCAGATCCAGAGACGGAAGTAGTTGCTGGACCTGGAGGAGAGCCAAAAGTTGGAATGGTTTTCCTGAATGAAGACAAGGCCTATGACTGCTATGTCACCTACGCTGGTACTGTGGGGTTCAGCGTCCGAAAAGGATGGTTGGAAAAAACGGCGACAAATATTACAAGATCTCGGGCATATGTATGTTCTAAAGAGGGATTCCGCTCAAAAAGTGTCACTACTGATCCAAAGAagccacggtcagaaacgagaACTGGTTGCCAGGCACACATGACTATTAAAATCACAGTGAGCAGCAAATATGTAGTGACTGAGTATGCGGCCGATCATAATCATGATCTTGAAGCTCCTTTGGTGGACATTCAGGTTCTGAGATCACAGAAGTTATTAGCAAAGTTACAGCAGCCTCTGGATCCACCAAGAGTTGTTTTCATACCACATGATTACAAAAATTATGCAAGGACGAGGCAGTCAAAGGATATGCAATTAGGTGATGCCCAGGTTATTTGTGAATATTTGCAGAGGAAGAAAGGTGAACatccttctttcttttatgccATCCAAGTAGATGAAGATGACCAGTTGACAAACATATTCTGGGCAGATGTTAAATCAATTTTGGATTACAACTACTTTGGTGATGTAGTGTGTGTTGACACAAGATATAGCACAGGCAATCATGTTAGGCCTCTATTGTTGTTTATTGGCGTTAACCATCACAAGCAGCCCATCATATTTGGTGCAGCATTGGTTTATTATGAATCAGTTGAATCCTTCAAATGGTTGCTTGAAACTTTCAAATCTGCAATGAGTGGCAAGCAACCAAAAACAGTTATGATTGATCAGTCTACAGCAATCAGTGAAGCAGTTGGTTCTGTTTGGCCAGGGACTACCCAGCGCTTTTCACTGAttcatttatatgaaaatgcCACTAAGATATTAAATAATACCTTCCAAGCCTCAGAAACTTTTGCAGAGGATTTTAGCAGGTGGTTGTACTGctatgaggaggaggaggatttcATGTCAAGTTGGGAAATCCTCTCAGAGAAGTACAATCTGAAGGACAATGAGTGGTTAGGTAAATTATATGCAGATAGAGAAAGATGGGCTTTGCCATATGGGCGTGATACATTCTGTGCGGATATTGCAGCCACACTCCGAAGTGATAATAACACTGATACTATGCTGGCAGATATTCTAAAAAAGGAGATGGATTTTCCAtccttttttaataattatgacAAACTTTTGGAGGAGAAACGCCTGGCTGAACAACAAGCTGACTACCTTGGGGTTCAAATGACACAGAGAATAGCACCTCTGCGGATGCTATGGCAAGCTGCTAATGCGTATACTCCAGCACTTTTTGAGATGTTCAGGTTAGAATTTGAACTGACCTTGACCTGCATGGTTTATAGCTGTGGTGAGATTGCACCAATATCTGAATACGAGGTAACTGTAAAAAATAGGCCCCGTGGCCATTTTGTTAGATTTGACTCATCAGAATGTATGGTAGCTTGTAGCTGtaagaaatttgaattcacAGGTATTCCGTGTTGCCATGTACTGAAAGTTCTCGAGGTCAGAAATATTAAAGAACTTCCACCACACTACATTTTGAAAAGATGGAGAAAGGATGCTCAGAGTGAATCTCCAAAGGAGAACTACGGTTTTGAAGCTGCAGATGGAGATCCCAAGTTCTCATTGTCTAAACGATACAACATGTTATATCGAATGTTATGCAAAATCGCAGCAAAAGCTGCGGAAAATATTGAAGCTTATACCTACATGGAGAGCCAATATGATCAGTttttagagcaagttgaaCTTCTATTACAAGCAAAGTTACATGATAGGTCTTCATTGAGCACTATCATGAAAGTTCAGCAGCAAAATTTGCTTCCTGAAGCCAGCAACAGTGAACCTCGCAGAGTAAGtagcaagaaaaataaaaatgtagaGATGCGTCGCCAGCAACAAAGTCCTATTCAAtcaaataagaagaaaaagggtAGACAAG GTCTACTGGAGCCTGAGGAGGCTGAAGTTCCGCTTAGGGTTGATCCTGCTACAATATCAAATGACATTCCAAATCATCTGAGAACTCCAACCAGTCAATTTCTTGCACCGAGCCATATAATACAG GCACCATATGTTGCACAGCAATTTGGGCTTGGTTCTCTCCAGGGATTTCCTGGCATATCACCATTTGGGCAG GAAACAGCACCTGCTCCTCTCCAGCAACCTCATCTACAGCAGCCACCCTTTCATAGCGGTCCACAAATCCCccag GCCCCCCCTCCGGACATACAATCATTGCAGTTTCTTAGCAGCAATCCCCAACTGGGTCACCAAACTACGGATCAAAGCCAGTACACCATTCCAGTCTGGGATTTCCTGTGA
- the LOC102709071 gene encoding calmodulin-binding protein 60 D-like translates to MSRKRPLEVAPPAGQHVAVASAPESPRKRLRRAARLVTMSLWLRPRTNVVLMVRQVQVELARMCTLLMALVLQLGTIQTQLIEQRTVQRFLVERLDGLQGIMEGMRRDQPVLIQSAIRTEMQNIWAASPSNGAHQHGNPTICRSQLTLVAIPEGLEQTGGSDRIVQLRFVNNNPKITQYTDSAVEWKNGKDVKVAVFENDNQIKQGDLSKVEVDIVSVHSDLFTKRRQENFTKEEFDKQICRSGHKELVLAAFNLNNGEGSLDSICFTESSHGKEWRLAARVKTQVPRVRFEEAVTDPFVVKVDRSKTYAKSYPPLKEDDVHRLVGISPKGKFRDNLVGKGIANVKQLLRHYYIDGSALQELIGMKNRAWKDMIDHAKTCHPGNELYYYTAMEKNYELCFNDFYELVGVKRDGKYTAYCNLDHSQQRKVNNWKKSAYKKFEDLEKNESLIPEYADDGLPVTVSPNDDSSPSIPARPISDHQTALQEFGQRNTLLEQNGNQLASESGQQDPSMHQDENLNYLTQRNILNDQGCPSQLNTPSHSIVAVQEDDLIQGANLSVQLNGNLNSLTTDAAGTSHLLTDGDIQQNPMNEYGLIDDFWRGLSPIGGWVEPDHGHMAYQGVLPDNNETASSSNQFDGHEYGGGGGNWQ, encoded by the exons ATGTCGCGGAAGCGCCCGCTCGAGGTAGCCCCGCCGGCGGGGCAGCACGTGGCCGTGGCCTCCGCGCCGGAGAGCCCGCGCAagcggctgcggcgggcggcgcggctcgTCACCATGTCGTTGTGGCT GAGGCCGAGGACCAACGTGGTGCTGATGGTTCGGCAG GTGCAAGTGGAGCTCGCGAGGATGTGCACGCTTCTGATGGCGCTGGTACTGCAACTTGGCACAATCCAGACGCAGCTCATCGAGCAAAGAACAGTTCAGCGGTTTCTCGTGGAGCGCTTGGATGGTTTACAGGG AATCATGGAAGGAATGAGGCGTGATCAACCAGTGCTGATCCAATCGGCTATCCGTACAGAG ATGCAGAATATATGGGCAGCTTCACCTTCTAATGGTGCTCATCAGCATGGTAATCCTACGATATGCAG GTCACAACTCACTTTAGTAGCTATACCTGAAGGTTTGGAACAAACTGGGGGCAGCGATAGAATTGTTCAGCTTCGATTTGTCAACAACAACCCAAAGATTACACAGTATACTGATTCAGCTGTAGAATGGAAAAATGGAAAAGATGTTAAGGTGGcagtatttgaaaatgataATCAAATCAAACAGGGCGATCTTTCTAAAGTGGAAGTTGATATCGTATCTGTTCATAGTGATCTTTTCACTAAGCGAAGACAAGAGAATTTTACCAAAGAAGAATTCGACAAGCAGATATGCAGAAGTGGTCACAAAGAGTTAGTGCTGGCAGCATTTAATCTAAACAATGGGGAAGGTTCTCTTGATTCCATCTGCTTTACTGAGAGCTCTCATGGGAAAGAGTGGAGATTGGCAGCAAGAGTCAAGACTCAGGTTCCCAGGGTCAGATTTGAAGAGGCTGTTACTGATCCTTTTGTCGTGAAAGTTGACAGAAGCAAAA CATACGCAAAGAGTTATCCTCCATTGAAGGAAGATGATGTACATCGGTTGGTAGGGATTTCCCCAAAGGGAAAATTTCGCGATAACCTTGTGGGTAAAGGAATCGCAAATGTGAAGCAGTTACTTCGTCATTACTACATAGATGGATCTGCTCTCCAGGAG CTTATTGGCATGAAGAACAGGGCTTGGAAAGATATGATCGATCATGCCAAGACTTGTCATCCTGGAAATGAGCTATATTATTACACTGCCATGGAGAAGAATTATGAACTCTGTTTCAACGATTTCTACGAACTTGTTGGCGTAAAACGTGATGGCAAATACACTGCATACTGTAACCTTGACCACTCTCAACAG CGTAAAGTAAACAACTGGAAAAAGTCTGCATATAAGAAATTTGAGGACCTGGAAAAAAACGAAAGTCTTATTCCTGAATATGCCGATGATGGCCTTCCTGTCACTGTGTCTCCAAATGATGATTCCAGTCCTTCCATACCAGCAAGGCCAATATCCGATCACCAGACTGCACTTCAAG AATTTGGTCAGCGAAATACACTTCTGGAGCAGAACGGCAATCAACTTGCTTCAGAATCTGGTCAACAGGACCCTTCTATGCATCAGgatgaaaatttgaattatctGACCCAAAGAAACATCTTGAATGACCAGGGTTGCCCATCACAACTGAATACTCCATCTCACAGTATTGTGGCA GTTCAAGAAGATGATTTGATACAAGGTGCAAATCTAAGTGTCCAGCTCAACGGAAACTTGAACTCCTTGACAACTGACGCTGCTGGTACTTCTCATCTTCTAACAG ATGGAGATATTCAGCAGAACCCTATGAATGAATATGGGTTGATTGATGATTTCTGGAGGGGGTTATCTCCAATTGGA GGATGGGTGGAACCAGACCATGGGCATATGGCATACCAAGGCGTCCTACCAGATAACAATG AAACAGCGAGTTCCAGCAACCAATTTGATGGTCATGaatatggtggtggtggtggcaactGGCAATGA
- the LOC102709356 gene encoding photosystem I reaction center subunit III, chloroplastic, protein MAALAAASTAFAAKPRLASASRFSVSCSAAGKSGEVAQSLAASAKTFSAALALSSVLLSSAATSPPPAAADIAGLTPCKESKAFAKREKQSLKKLQSSLKKYAPDSAPALAINATIEKTKRRFENYGKFGLLCGADGLPHLIVSGDQRHWGEFITPGLLFLYIAGWIGWVGRSYLIAISGEKKPAMREIIIDVELAVRLLPRGFIWPVAAYRELITGNLVVDDADIGY, encoded by the coding sequence atGGCAGCACTCGCAGCCGCGTCCACGGCCTTCGCGGCGAAGCCGCGCctggcgtcggcgtcgcggtTCTCCGTGTCGTGCTCCGCGGCGGGGAAGAGCGGCGAGGTGGCGCAGTCGCTGGCGGCGTCGGCCAAGACGTTctcggcggcgctggcgctgtCGTCGGTGCTGCTGTCCTCGGCGGccacctcgccaccgcctGCGGCCGCCGACATCGCCGGGCTGACCCCGTGCAAGGAGTCCAAGGCGTTCGCCAAGCGCGAGAAGCAGTCCCTCAAGAAGCTCCAGTCGTCGCTCAAGAAGTACGCGCCCGACTCCGCGCCGGCGCTCGCCATCAACGCCACCATCGAGAAGACGAAGCGCCGCTTCGAGAACTACGGCAAGTTCGGCCTGCTCTGCGGCGCCGACGGCCTGCCGCACCTCATCGTCAGCGGCGACCAGCGGCACTGGGGCGAGTTCATCACTCCGGGGCTGCTCTTCCTCTACATCGCCGGCTGGATCGGCTGGGTTGGCAGGAGCTACCTTATCGCCATCAGCGGCGAGAAGAAGCCCGCCATGAGGGAGATCATCATCGACGTTGAGCTCGCCGTCAGGCTCCTCCCAAGGGGGTTCATCTGGCCCGTCGCCGCCTACCGTGAGCTCATCACCGGCaacctcgtcgtcgacgacgctGACATCGGCTACTGA